Within the Maribacter sp. BPC-D8 genome, the region ATAATGAAACTAGATCTTTAATATGTGCAGCTTGTAAAAATTTACGTCCGCCATAGGTAACATAGGGTATTTTTCTTCTTATAAATACTGCTTGTAAAGTTTTTGTGTAATACTGAGAGCGCGATAAAATTAAGTGATCGGCAAACTTACGGTCCTCATCGGTATAATTTTTTAAAATCTCATCGGCTACCCAATTTGCTTCTTGCCATTCATCACTTACGTTCAACAATATTGGTATTTCTCCGCTTCCTCGTACAGACTGCAATTGTTTCTTATAATCTATGGGCGATTTATCTAGCAACCAATTCGAAATATCTAATATCTCTTGTGTAGAGCGGTAGTTTTTTTCAAGCTTATAAACCTCAGAATTGGGTACACGTTCTTTAAATTGATGCACATTTCTAAAATCTGCCCCTCTAAACGAATAGATCGATTGTGCATCATCACCAACACAGAACAAACTACAGATATCTATGAATGGCGAAAGTAGCTCCCATTGTAAGGGGTTGGTATCTTGCATTTCATCAACCAGTAGATAATCAAGATCCTGAGATAACAACTTTCTAGCTTCTGGGTTAGATTTTAATTGAGTCGATACCACTAACAACAGATCATCATAATCAAGATAGTGTTGCTCCATCTTTTTCTTTTGATATGCCCTAAGTAAAATCTCTACATTGGGTTTCATGGCAGTTATCTCATACTCGGTATCTTTATCTTCTTTACCCTTATAAATCAAGGTACGTATAGATTCTGTCAGATTCTTTTTAGTGTTTCTGGCATAAGAATAGACATCTAATAGCTGCTGTGGTTTTATACGAAGCTTGCCATAAACATCGCTATGGCTGCCAGAAACCATTTTCATTAAACCTAATTGATCATCTGGGTCGATTACCGTAAAATTAGCTGCACCGAACAGATTTGGGTACTTAATAATTAACTGATTACACCACGAGTGAAATGTGGCACCGTTAAGCGTTCGCCCACTAGATTGTGGTAAGCTAGCCTTTACACGCTCAACAATTTCATTGGCAGCTTTCTTGGTAAAGGTGAGTATTTGAATTTTCGACGGGTTAGCGCCATTTTCAATTAAATAGGCGGCCCTTGCAATTATCGTACGTGTTTTTCCTGTACCCGCACCGGCAAGTACTAAAAGATGTTTGCCTGAAAATTCGACAGCTTTTAACTGTTGTATGTTTAGTTCTTCTTTTAAACTCATGTAGTCTTAATATTAAAATAGAATCCTCATATTGCTGGCCTCATCACTAATAGTTAAAGCTCGAACGAGGTTCTAAATCTTCTATAAATTACTGCAGTCCTGCTCAAAAACATAACTCAAATTGGTTAATGATTAACCGTATAAAAAATAATAGAGCCTATGTTTATGATAAGATTTAATCATTTTTAATCGTGATGGTTTACACTGTTGTAGGCAATATTAAAGTTATTGATTTGCATCATTTCACTTGAAGGTTTTCAAATGAAGAGCGGTCGACCACCTAGTCTTAGAAGTGGTTTTTCTCTTTTCTGCCCATTGTTAATAATATTTTCAAAATTACATTAAATTATTTGGATAATATCCTGAAATTTGGACAATGTCCACAACAGTATTTAGAAATTATGATATTAAATGTATAAAAGCCCTTCTTAAAGAGATAGGGAAAGAGCGCTATGAAGGTGCATTAAAAGATAATGGGCTGTTCGAAAGCAAGCCGATCGTTATGGATGGATTTTTTGTGGAGTACGAGACCGATACCCAAGATGTTAATCTGTATTATAAATATCCTTCTCGGGTTGTTTGTTTTATAATGCCGGTACTCGGTTTTTGGAATGTACCACATGATCATTGGGTTCGGGAACGAAAAAAATAGGAATACGATTTAGAGTTATGATTGTAGAAGACAAACATTTAATTAAAAAATCGGATAATAACCATAGGGTCAAAAGTCCGACACAGACGGGTTTTTCGAGTCCGGCAACACATTATAGTGAACCTCGAATCGATTTGAACGAAGTATTGGTTTCGAATTCATCATCGACATTTTTTATAAGGATAGTAGATGATGAATTCAAAGAGTTTGGTGCTCTTAAGAATGATGTTTTAATTGTCGACAAATCGTTGACTCCGAAATTAAATCAACTTGTATTGGCTGCCATGGACGATAGTTTTAAAATCGTTCGAATAGATAAGACCTATACCTCTGAATTGAATATATGGGGAACGATAACCTATATTATAAAGTCGGTACTATGATAGCATTAGTAGATTGTAATAGTTTTTATGCGTCATGCGAACAAGTCTTTAGACCGGATTTGATCAACAGACCAGTTGTTGTTTTGAGTAATAATGACGGATGCATCATTGCGGCAAATAAAGAAGCAAAGGCGTTGACAGACATCCCCATGTTTCAGCCCATATTTAAGATCAAGAAATTACTGGATGATAATGATGTTACCTATTTCTCATCGAATTACACCTTATACAGTGATATGTCTAGAAGGGTGATGGATACTTTGATGACATTTTCCCCTAGAGTAGAAGAATACAGTATTGACGAAAGTTGGGTAGATTTAGAGTGCATTAAGGTCGATGATTACAATGCAATTGCACATACGATAAAAGATACGGTGCATAAAAATACAGGTATACCAGTGGGAGTAGGTATTGCTAAAACAAAATCATTATCGAAGCTGGCTAATAAATACGCTAAGAAAATCTCGAAAAACAATAATGTCTATGTGGTAGATAGTGAACGGAAAAGACAACATTTATTACGAAATCTTGACGTGAAGGATATCTGGGGAATAGGGAAGAAGCATGCTATTCGTCTTCAAAACAATGGCATACATACAGCATTGGATTTTGCTAATATGCCCGTTGCATGGGTAAGAAAAGAAATGACCGTAATCGGTGAGCGTTTATGGCGAGAATTGAATAATGTACCTTGTTTAGAATTGGAGACAGAAGCAAATGCAAAGAAAGGTATCGGAACAGCGAAATCATTCGGATTCAAGCTCTCCGACTACTCCCTTATTGAGGAAGCCTGTAGTTATTATGTAGCAGAAGTGGCAGATTTATTACGCCAGCAACATAGTCTAGCCGCACAATTAGAAATCTCATTGCAGACCAATCAGCATAGCGCTATTGATAAGCAGTATAGAAATAGTATCAGCATAAATCTAGACACACCGACCGATAGTACCATCAAGCTAACGAAAGAAGCATTGAAAGGTTTACAGCAGATATTCAAACCAGGCTACCGGTATAAAAAAGTAGGGGTAAACCTAACTCGATTAGTACACCGAAACGAGGTGCAGACCAATATGTTCGATGATCCGCATAAGAGTGAGAGTGATGTCATTACCAATCTAATCGATAATCTGAACGGTAAGTATGGTAAGAACAAAATCAAGGTAGCTACAGTAGGCAATCGAAGTAAAGAATGGGCTTTAATTAAAGAGCATCGTAGTCCAAGATTTACCACGCAATGGGGAGAGTTGATGACTATTGGGAAATCATAATCCCATTAATTTTTGGTGAAGTGAAGTAAAAAGATCAGCTTTTTCATTAACTTAATGTCTGTTAAAATATAGCTGCAAGAATAAATGTTCCAACTAACCTACCAATCTAAGATATCGCCAGAATTAACTATTGATGAAATTGAGAGTATTCTGATTGATGCACGGAAAAAGAATAATGCTCGAGGAATAACTGGATGCCTAGTGTATTTCGAAGAAAGTATCGTACAAATTTTGGAAGGAGAGGAGGAAGAGGTGATGGCATTGTTCAGTAAAATCAAAAATGATAATAGACACCATACTTTAGATTTATTGTGGGAAGGACCATCAAGACAAAGATATTTTCCGAAATGGGATATGGCGCTATATGCACCTGTTGATGATTCTCAATATTATGATTCTAAAGAAGCTTTTGTTACGAATATGACTTTGTTTGCAGATCTTTCTAAAAAAACGACTTCTGCATTATTATCTTTTTGGTCGGCAGTTCGAGCGAATTTGAATTCGTAGAATTAATCAAGGTGGTAGTTCAGTTAGCCTCACTTTACTAAAAATGGTAGCTGGTTAAAGTTTTTATACTAACGCAATTAATTTACGGGTAAAGGAATTTTAGTTTCTTTTAAAAGGCTATGAAGGAATTTCTGATAATAAAATTATTTATTACCCCTTACTTTTTCCGAGATATAGGTAAAATGTATTATTTAAAGAGGTTAATATTTATTACTTAGTTCATTTTTTAAAATTCTAAATGCTTTTGTTATTTGTGCTTCAACTGTTTTGATTGAAATTTCTAAATAATCTGCAATTTCATTATTGGTCAGACCCTCTTTTTTACTTAGAATAAAAACTTTTTGGCACTTGGGAGGTAATTTCTTGATTTCTCTATTTACAATGTCTATCATCTTGAACATTAAATTATCATCCATTTCAACCGCTACTTCATGAGAGTACTCTATGTACTTTTTATTCAATAATACAACAGCCTTATTTTTCTGATAAGTATTTAAAAATTCATTGTAAACACATTTATATAGAAAATTGCGAATTGAGAAATCAGCATTTAGTTTTTTTCTTGTTTTCCATGTTTTTAGAAATACATTTTGTACGATATCCTGAGCTGATGATTGGTCATGAGTTAAGGTAAAGGCATATGCATTTAATTGCCTATGATACCTGTCTAAAAGTAAAATATAGGCTTTTTCTTCCCCTGAAATTAGTTTTTCAATTAATTCTCTATTTTCCACAATATTCATACTTATTGATTATTCAGCAAATAAACGTCAATAAATATATGATTTTGTAAAATAATATTAATAAAAAGTTAGGGTATTGTAAATAGCACTTGTATTAATTAAAAGGAGAAACGTAAAGTGATATTAAAAGATATTGAAAATATTATCAATAAATATTTTACACAGTCAGCTGATGTGGAAGATTTAGATATTTTAAATAATTGGTTGGTAGAAGAAACGAATCAGAAAATATTTAAATCATACGTTAAAATTCATTTTGCAATAAACTTAGCTATGATTGATCCCAATTTGGATAAAATTAAAAAGGAACTCATAAGGGAAATCCGGAGTGATAAGAAAATAAAGAATAAAATAAGATTCTTATCTATTTTGAAATATGCGGCTATAGCAATTATTTTTTTAGGTCTCGGATTTTTAATGAATAACGAGTTTTCTGCAACAGCAAAAACTGACGATATAATAATTCCAAGACAAGATATAATAACGTTGGAGTTAGGGAATGGCGAAAAACAGATTTTGTCTGAAGATGGAACTACTGACATTATCGATGAAGATGGGAATGTTGTAGTAGGTAAAAGGGGTAGTCAATTAATATATAATGGTGTAAATAAGAATAGTAAGGTTGAGTTTAATACTCTTACTATACCTAAAGGCAAAAGATTTGGTATAGTACTTTCAGATGGTACTAAGGTGCATCTTAATGCCGAAAGTTCTATTACTTATCCTACAGTTTTTCAAAAAGATATACCTCGTAAAGTAATTTTAAAAGGAGAAGCATATTTCGATGTGAGTCATGTTGAAGACAGACAATTTATTGTCAATGTTCAAGATTTAGATGTCAAAGTATACGGAACTAAATTTAATGTTTCCGATTATGCAGAAGATGAAAAAGCAAAAGTTGTTCTTGTTGAGGGGTCGGTAAGTTTATCTAATTTGAGAGAAGAGAAGGGTAAAAATGAAGAGGTATTTCTTGAACCAGGTTATATGGCCATATTTAATAAACAAGATAAAAATATTATTAATCAAAAAGTCAATACAGGGCTTTATACTTCTTGGATGGATGGTGATCTAGTTTTTAGAAATGCGTCTTTTAATGAGATAGTTCAAAAATTAGAACGGAATTATAATGTTGTGATTATTAATAACAATGAACAACTAGCAAATGAAAAATTTAATGCTACAATAGAAACTAAGCATGAAACCATCGAACAAGTTTTTAAATTCTTTAATAAGGTTTACAAAATTGAGTTTGAAATAATAGAAAACAAAATTGTAATTAATTAAATAATAAACAGCCTATGATAAAAACTAGTTAAGGATAATAAATTAAGCTTATCACTTTATTTAATTAAGGCACTGAGTCTTGAAGAAAAAAAATCGGAAAATGCACGAACATCTCCCGATTAATAATAAGTGATTATTATTAAAATAATAACCAATACTAAACATTCAAAATTATGAAAAAACAACCAAAGCCAAGGATATTTTTATCCTGGGATGTTAAATATCACCTTAAAATGAAGTTGTCTCTTCTATTTTTCATGGCAATTAGTTTTGTCATGTTGGCAAACGAGTCTTATTCGCAAAAAACAAAAATAACTTTAGATTTTGGAAATGCTACTTTAGAAGATGTTATTGATGAAATTGAAATAAGCACAGAATTCAAGTTTATTTTTAATACTAAAACCGTAGATCTAGAGAGAAAGGTATCAATCAATGTCAATAGAGCCTCTATAACACATGTGTTGGATTTACTTTTTAGTAAAGAAGCGGTAAGCTATGAGATAGATGATCGTACAATTTTATTATTTGGAGCTGAGAACAAGTTTACTCCCGAATTAAAAACGGAGATAGAGCTAGTTAACGAACAACTTCAAATTAGTGGAGTTATTACTGATGAAGATGGAACGCCTTTGCCAGGTGCGAGTATTTTTGAAAAAGGAACTACTAATGGAACAACTTCAGATTTTGATGGTGTTTTTACTTTAGATTTATCCAATTCAGACGTCATATTGGTTGTTTCTTATATAGGTTTTACCACACAAGAGGTCGCTGTTCAGAATCAAACAAATATTACTGTTAGTTTAAAGGAAAATGCTGCAGCTTTGGACGAAGTTGTAATTACAGGCTATACATCAGAGCGAAAAAGTGATCTTACCGGTGCTGTGGCAATAGTAGATATGGGTGAAGTTGTTAGCCAACCCGTAGCTAGTGTTGATAATATGTTGCAAGGTAGAGTTTCTGGTGTTGAATTAGTAAGTTCAGGGTCTCCTGGAGGCGCTAGTACACTTAGAATTAGAGGTTATAGTACAATCAGAAATAATGATCCACTTTATGTGATTGACGGGGTACCTACTACTACAGATATCAATATGATTAACCCGAATGATATTGCATCATTACAAGTGTTAAAAGATGCTTCGTCTTCTAGTATTTATGGTTCAAGGGCTGCAAATGGAGTAGTAATTATAACTACAAAAAAAGGAACATCGGATAAGGCTAAAATTTCTTTTAATATGCATTCTGGTATTCAAAATACCAATAATCTTCCTACCAATTTAAATGCACAAGAATATGGGGATGTATATTGGCAAGCTTTCAATAATGATGGTATTACCCCTGCACATAGTATTTATGGAAATGGTGCTGTTCC harbors:
- a CDS encoding RNA polymerase sigma factor; translated protein: MNIVENRELIEKLISGEEKAYILLLDRYHRQLNAYAFTLTHDQSSAQDIVQNVFLKTWKTRKKLNADFSIRNFLYKCVYNEFLNTYQKNKAVVLLNKKYIEYSHEVAVEMDDNLMFKMIDIVNREIKKLPPKCQKVFILSKKEGLTNNEIADYLEISIKTVEAQITKAFRILKNELSNKY
- a CDS encoding BLUF domain-containing protein, which produces MFQLTYQSKISPELTIDEIESILIDARKKNNARGITGCLVYFEESIVQILEGEEEEVMALFSKIKNDNRHHTLDLLWEGPSRQRYFPKWDMALYAPVDDSQYYDSKEAFVTNMTLFADLSKKTTSALLSFWSAVRANLNS
- a CDS encoding Y-family DNA polymerase, whose amino-acid sequence is MIALVDCNSFYASCEQVFRPDLINRPVVVLSNNDGCIIAANKEAKALTDIPMFQPIFKIKKLLDDNDVTYFSSNYTLYSDMSRRVMDTLMTFSPRVEEYSIDESWVDLECIKVDDYNAIAHTIKDTVHKNTGIPVGVGIAKTKSLSKLANKYAKKISKNNNVYVVDSERKRQHLLRNLDVKDIWGIGKKHAIRLQNNGIHTALDFANMPVAWVRKEMTVIGERLWRELNNVPCLELETEANAKKGIGTAKSFGFKLSDYSLIEEACSYYVAEVADLLRQQHSLAAQLEISLQTNQHSAIDKQYRNSISINLDTPTDSTIKLTKEALKGLQQIFKPGYRYKKVGVNLTRLVHRNEVQTNMFDDPHKSESDVITNLIDNLNGKYGKNKIKVATVGNRSKEWALIKEHRSPRFTTQWGELMTIGKS
- a CDS encoding FecR family protein gives rise to the protein MILKDIENIINKYFTQSADVEDLDILNNWLVEETNQKIFKSYVKIHFAINLAMIDPNLDKIKKELIREIRSDKKIKNKIRFLSILKYAAIAIIFLGLGFLMNNEFSATAKTDDIIIPRQDIITLELGNGEKQILSEDGTTDIIDEDGNVVVGKRGSQLIYNGVNKNSKVEFNTLTIPKGKRFGIVLSDGTKVHLNAESSITYPTVFQKDIPRKVILKGEAYFDVSHVEDRQFIVNVQDLDVKVYGTKFNVSDYAEDEKAKVVLVEGSVSLSNLREEKGKNEEVFLEPGYMAIFNKQDKNIINQKVNTGLYTSWMDGDLVFRNASFNEIVQKLERNYNVVIINNNEQLANEKFNATIETKHETIEQVFKFFNKVYKIEFEIIENKIVIN
- a CDS encoding ATP-dependent helicase, which encodes MSLKEELNIQQLKAVEFSGKHLLVLAGAGTGKTRTIIARAAYLIENGANPSKIQILTFTKKAANEIVERVKASLPQSSGRTLNGATFHSWCNQLIIKYPNLFGAANFTVIDPDDQLGLMKMVSGSHSDVYGKLRIKPQQLLDVYSYARNTKKNLTESIRTLIYKGKEDKDTEYEITAMKPNVEILLRAYQKKKMEQHYLDYDDLLLVVSTQLKSNPEARKLLSQDLDYLLVDEMQDTNPLQWELLSPFIDICSLFCVGDDAQSIYSFRGADFRNVHQFKERVPNSEVYKLEKNYRSTQEILDISNWLLDKSPIDYKKQLQSVRGSGEIPILLNVSDEWQEANWVADEILKNYTDEDRKFADHLILSRSQYYTKTLQAVFIRRKIPYVTYGGRKFLQAAHIKDLVSLLRIVNNPYDEIAWVRFLTFWEGIGEVRASRIMAVIIADEGKTDIPNLLQGAIPGKDGIKISELYNAVQKEKGKVGKMVDIAYEAMSLGLAFRYRKDWIEKRKGDFPVLKLLANSYSSLGEFIGEGLLDNAEKMNGAPVLSESKLETDEEKDHVVISTIHSAKGLEADVCIVLNVSPKAFPSAWSLDDVDAIEEDRRVLYVALTRAKNRLIITRNTSSISAIHGKSIPTNSGRKADDAETYFLTAIPDGLVKLETIGYDFKPVKDAAEPNNMDLSSGMDFS
- a CDS encoding S24 family peptidase gives rise to the protein MIVEDKHLIKKSDNNHRVKSPTQTGFSSPATHYSEPRIDLNEVLVSNSSSTFFIRIVDDEFKEFGALKNDVLIVDKSLTPKLNQLVLAAMDDSFKIVRIDKTYTSELNIWGTITYIIKSVL